The DNA segment cagctggagggcTGCTCCTGTGGGACGTAGGTGTGGAAAATCCCCACTGTCCTCTCTGTGGAAGGACACCTGGGTGATGTACCCGAGGTGGGACCCAAGAGAGGCAGGATAAGCAGTCTGAGATGGGGCAGAGTGAGCCCATCTCTGGGGGTGCAGTAGGAAGGGCTGGGAAACCTTTACGGGGGTCGGGGAGGGTTTGGGTGTTGCGTTTTCTCTGCTGGCCCTGCCAAGCCAAggagagggtgggaaggggaggcagAATGACGGGCAGGTGCCACTGCCCCCCTCACCTTTGATGACGGTGATGTTCCGTATCTGGTTGCCGGTGTAGTCGTTGGTGGCCCTCAGCTCGCACATGTAGACGCCCTCGTCGCTGGTGGTGAAGCTCTGCAGGTGGAGGCACACCAGGTTCTTGTGCATGGTGACGTTGGCCCGGCTCCGGTAGATGTTCTCCGAGACGCTGATGGTGCTGTGGATGACGTGCTTCCTGTTGTCCTTGGTGATGCTGAACTCGTAGGTCAGGGGGTTGCTGGTTTTGTTCTCGTAGCGACAGTCCACGCGCAGGTTCTGCCCCAGCAGGCAGGCACTCAGGTCCTTGATCATCTGACAGTGGGCGGCCTGGAGGActgggagagaggcaggagggagctggacaGGGAACAGCGAGCTCTGGGGGTGCCCATGCAGCCTCCAGGCCCTGGCCTGGCTGCTCTGGGccgggggagcagggaggggtgtGCTCTGCCAGCTGTACCTGTCAGGATGACAGCGATGCCGACAGTGGGGTTCATCTTGTTGTCTCTGAGGTGCCCCCCGGGGGCTGTCTCTGAGAggggagcctgggcagggagagagagagagagagaggcagttAGTCAGGCCATGGCCCCGGCACACAGATGTGGGCACTCTCTGGTGCAGGAATGTGCAGGAATGTGCCCTTCTTACACCAGTGATGCTCCACAGCCTGCTCTCTCCTCATCATGACGTCTGGTTCACTGCACAGAGACTGGCTGGTACTGCAGTGAGCTGGGGAACCAGGCACTGTGTGTCTGCCCAGCATCACCTTTCCACATCCTCAGGCAATGATGCCCCATCcactctctcttttccctgtctGGATCCCCCCAGCGGACACCAAATGCGTGTGGCACAGACCTGCAGCAAGGCCTGTCTATGCTGCCTTCCCCCCTTCTGCCCCATGCCCAGCCAAGGTTTGAACAGGGGAACTGATGGGGGCCTGCACACCTTGTccagaggtctgtgcttgcAGGGAGGGGGTTTCTAGGTGAAGGACCCTCTCCAGGCACCGGCAGGCGCCCgccctgccagccccccccCCGCGGCTCCAGCGGGTGAGCTCAGCAAGGATGAGTCACTGCGATGCAGTGGAGGGAAAGGGGCCAAGAGCAGCGGGaaggagggacacagcagcTGGACAGGGAGCCAAGACCGCTGAAGGATGGCACCGAgcccccaggagctgcactgAGCCTGCCCAGCCACGGGCAGGGAGGGTTTTGTGTGGCAGCATCACCCCCGGGGTCCCTGCCCGGGGGTGCCCGTCTCTCTCCAGGGTGTGTGCGTGTGGGTAAGGGGCTCGTGGATGTGCCATCAAAACGCCGGGGCTGCTGGTTCCAATCAGCCCAATCCAGCCACGAGGAAGCAATTAGAGGTTTGCAGCCTGGCCAAGCAGCCGCGTGGGGAATCCAGCCGCAGATCTGcggaaaggagggaggggagagggcgGGGGAGGCTGAAGGACACGCCGAGCACCCCGCAGTCACTCCTCTGGGCTGGGCATGTGGGGCCAGCTCCAAGAGGGGGAGGTGAATCGCCACCCTCCTGGTaccccaggctggcagagggggCAGCAGACCCTCAGTTTGCTCCCTCTGAGCTTGGCTGAGCATCGAGGGAAGAGCCAGGAATCGCCTGCACTGCAGCCAGATGGATCTTTTTTATTTAGCAATTTTTGGGTCTTTCATATAACATTCAAGGAGGAAATACCAAACCCATTTGCTCACTCTGAAGCTCTCAAAAATCTCTTTATCCACAACCTCAAAACCTTGGCCAGGAAGCAAAATTCCATTCTACTTGGTCTTGACAAACAAGAGATCGAAAATCAGGGCAAAGGCATGATGGAAGGGACAACTTGAGTCTCCTCTGAGTATCTAGAAACTGCTCCCCTGTCCCCTGCTTTGTCATTTCCCATTCCTCTCTGAATGTCCTGGAACACTATCTAGGTCACAGGCAGTCTTTCCTCCAGAAAATCAGTGCAAATAAGCTCCCAGAGAGGGATCTTCCTCCCATCTATGCCCCAAAGCACTGACATCTTCCAGGCTCTGGGTTCAGGAGCCCCTGGACCCTTCCTGTCCTCCTGACAGCAGAGCTATCCAGGTAACCCTCACTCCTGCATGATCCCAAGGGTTTGGTGTAGGGACAGGGCTCGGGAGCACGGCAGCATTGGAGGGACTCCAGCTCTTGCAGGGGGCAAAGCTTCCCAGCACAACCTCCAACCGCTCAGGGGTCACACCACGGTGGTACCCACTCACCTccccctgtgcccaccacaGTGGCAGGCTAAGGGTGAAAAACGAGCCGcggggatgggaatggggatgggatggggatgggaatggggatgggaatggggatgggggggctgcagagccaggctgaCGGGCTGAGAGAAACCACGACCCGCAGGAACCGTGCCGGGGGGGTACACGGGGACCCCGCGGGGCACCAGCGAGCCAGGCGACCCTGGCGAGGGGCAGGAGGGCTCGGGGGGACGAAGGGGGTCGAGcttccccacccacccacccccgCAGCACCGCGGAGCGGGAACGCGGCTGCTGTTGCGGGCGTGCGCGGGGGCGCGCCCACCGGGAATGCCGCAGTCCCGAGCCGGGCTGTCGGGGCGGGGGGGCACCGGCACCGCCGCGAAAACCTGAGTGCGTCCCCCGCCCACCCCCGAGCATCTCCCGGGGCGAGGGGCGAGATGCCACGCGCGACCCTCCCCGCGGTGCGCCCCGTTCCCAAGAGCTGATGCCAGCAGCGCATCCCAGCAGCGCATCCCAGCAGCGCATCCCAGCAGCGCATCCCCGCAGCGGCTCCCGGCGCGGTGCGGGCCGGTGCGGTGCCTACCTGCGGGCGCTGTCCGGTGCTGCCCGCTGCCTGCGGGGCTGCCGGCGCTGTCCGGGGCTGCCCGGCGGGGCTGTGGGCGCGCCGCTCCCGCAgtctgggcagggctgggcggGCGGACCCAGCGAATGGGGACCGGGAGGCGTCACTGAGGCTCGGCCCCCGGCCCTGCGGCGGGGGGCGGTGCGGGGGGGGCCCTGCCTCTGCGGGACTCAGacaccccccgccccgccccagGGGCGCGCAGTGATGCGGAGGGTCCCgttgcccccccccccccccttatcTTTCCCAGAAAGGGCGACACATTCCCATTGCTATGGGAACATCGTTTTGGAGAAGGGCTGCCAACCCTCATCCTTCCCGGCAGCGTGGGAGGTGTTTTGCTGGGAAAGgttgggaagggggaagaagagCTTGGCGTGGGCTTTGCTGAGGAGGGGGGCAATGCCATCCCCCCTCACCAAGTGAGTTGAGCTCGGGTCCCCAGCAAAACCAGTCTGCACCAAGTCACCAAAGAGCTGTGTGACACAGGTTTCCTCCAAAATGGTCGTGGGAACAGCAGGACACACAGCTGAATCACAGAGTTAGTCAGGCTGGGAAAGACCTTTAAGAGCATCGAAttcaactgttaacccagcactgccaaggccatcACTAAGCCATATCCCCAAACGTCACATCTACAAGCTCTGTCTGTGGTGCCACTGGCCACAAACGATCACTTTGA comes from the Chiroxiphia lanceolata isolate bChiLan1 chromosome 23, bChiLan1.pri, whole genome shotgun sequence genome and includes:
- the THY1 gene encoding thy-1 membrane glycoprotein, which produces MNPTVGIAVILTVLQAAHCQMIKDLSACLLGQNLRVDCRYENKTSNPLTYEFSITKDNRKHVIHSTISVSENIYRSRANVTMHKNLVCLHLQSFTTSDEGVYMCELRATNDYTGNQIRNITVIKDKLEKCAGFSLLIQNTSWLLLLLLSLPLLQAVDFVSL